Proteins from one Sabethes cyaneus chromosome 2, idSabCyanKW18_F2, whole genome shotgun sequence genomic window:
- the LOC128734713 gene encoding muscle-specific protein 20, giving the protein MALERQVRAKIAGKRDLEKDKEAQYWIEEVLQEKFPVGVLYEDALRDGLVLCKLINKLAPGSVAKINTSGTQFKMMENINLFQQAIKKYGVPDLDVFQTVDLYEKKDIAQVTSTIFALGRACYKHPEFNGPFLGPKPADECKRNFTEEQLNAGQSIIGLQAGTNKGATQAGQNIGAGRKIILGK; this is encoded by the exons ATGGCTTTGGAACGTCAAGTTCGTGCAAAG ATCGCCGGCAAGCGTGACCTGGAAAAGGACAAAGAAGCACAGTACTGGATCGAGGAGGTCCTGCAGGAAAAGTTCCCGGTCGGTGTCCTGTACGAGGATGCCCTCCGGGACGGGCTGGTTCTGTGCAAACTGATCAACAAGCTGGCTCCCGGTTCGGTGGCCAAAATCAACACCTCCGGCACGCAGTTCAAAATGATGGAAAACATCAACCTGTTCCAGCAGGCCATCAAAAAGTACGGCGTCCCCGATCTGGACGTATTCCAGACGGTGGATCTGTACGAGAAGAAGGACATTGCACAGGTCACCAGTACGATATTCGCGCTTGGACGAGCG TGCTACAAACACCCGGAATTCAACGGACCGTTCCTCGGACCGAAACCGGCGGACGAGTGCAAACGTAACTTCACCGAAGAGCAGCTGAACGCCGGCCAGAGCATCATCGGACTGCAAGCCGGAACGAACAAGGGAGCCACCCAGGCCGGCCAGAACATAGGCGCCGGTCGTAAAATCATTCTCGGAAAGTAA